A single genomic interval of Hyphomicrobium methylovorum harbors:
- a CDS encoding Lrp/AsnC family transcriptional regulator — MPIELDATDWRILKELQADGRMTNIALANRIGLSPPPCLRRVRALEEAGLITGYTALLDEVGLGFALTAFVMVRLHNQAETDLRTFENRVLSWPLVREAYMLSGESDFMLRCVARDLPEFQDFVLTGLTAAPNVASVKTFLTIQRTKRDPGVPIGGTESKGT; from the coding sequence ATGCCGATAGAGCTCGACGCGACCGACTGGCGGATCCTGAAGGAACTGCAGGCGGACGGCCGAATGACAAACATCGCGCTGGCCAACCGAATCGGGCTTTCGCCGCCGCCGTGCCTCCGGCGTGTGCGGGCGCTCGAAGAGGCCGGGCTCATTACGGGCTATACTGCCCTTCTCGACGAGGTAGGGCTCGGCTTTGCGCTCACGGCCTTCGTCATGGTCCGTCTTCACAACCAAGCAGAAACCGATCTGCGCACGTTCGAGAACCGCGTGCTCTCCTGGCCCCTCGTCCGCGAAGCCTACATGCTCTCAGGCGAAAGCGATTTCATGCTGCGATGCGTGGCACGCGACCTGCCCGAGTTTCAGGACTTCGTTCTGACCGGGCTGACGGCCGCGCCCAATGTTGCGAGCGTGAAGACGTTTCTGACGATCCAACGCACGAAGCGCGATCCGGGCGTGCCCATCGGTGGCACCGAGTCGAAGGGCACCTAA
- the greA gene encoding transcription elongation factor GreA has product MERVPMTLEGQKSLEEELQRLKSVERPRIIAAISEARAHGDLSENAEYHAAKEQQGLNEARVSELEDKLNRAEVIDISKLSGDTVKFGATVALQDEDSGEKVTYMIVGETEADLRQKKISITSPIGRALIGKNKGESVDVTTPKGTRTLEILKVTWS; this is encoded by the coding sequence ATGGAACGGGTCCCAATGACGCTGGAAGGCCAAAAAAGCCTTGAAGAAGAGCTTCAGCGCCTCAAGTCCGTCGAACGGCCGCGTATCATCGCGGCCATTTCCGAAGCGCGCGCACATGGCGACCTTTCGGAAAACGCCGAGTATCATGCTGCCAAAGAGCAGCAAGGCCTCAATGAGGCCCGCGTGTCCGAGCTTGAAGACAAGCTCAATCGTGCCGAGGTGATCGACATCTCGAAGCTCTCCGGAGACACCGTCAAGTTCGGCGCCACCGTCGCGCTGCAGGACGAGGATTCCGGCGAGAAGGTCACGTACATGATCGTCGGCGAGACGGAAGCAGATCTGCGCCAGAAGAAAATTTCGATCACGTCTCCGATTGGCCGCGCCCTCATTGGCAAGAACAAGGGCGAAAGCGTCGACGTTACGACCCCAAAGGGAACGCGCACGCTCGAGATCTTGAAAGTCACCTGGTCCTGA